The following proteins are encoded in a genomic region of Cryptomeria japonica chromosome 11, Sugi_1.0, whole genome shotgun sequence:
- the LOC131058598 gene encoding organic cation/carnitine transporter 3: MDPPIWEEQKHSGSDELIQVQEVEKNMFSIDEIIETYVGGFGPAQLFQVVIVALAWAFDAQHTFVTIFTDAQPSWRCTNGNQIPETEICTPQSSICDMDSTLWEWERGKEVSVISQWNLVCANAIQAGFPSLFFFMGSLLGCIIVGPLADSWLGRKRTLVFSTMILSLMGLLTSVSPNIWVYSFLRALTGFGRSSTGTYCLVLSTELVGRRWRSLIGFLVFFSFTLGFLSLPALAYLTRNSFSWRNTYIYISIPPLAYSLLLLLFIWESPRWLLLRGDSQEALKCLRKMAELNGRVLPENVGIQDCIAESRTESSLSLLWTTQWARRRLMSTMAVGSGLGLIYYGMPFGVAGLDFNLYLSVTFNALSEIPAAIFSSIIVAKSGRRRAILMLTLLSGMFCFLCVFYSLGIPDIPNSTANRKNWAQIIAEVGGFLSAVTAFNVMLIYCLELFPSSVRNSAMSMLRQAIYAGAIVSPVIVVIGHSNTAISFGLFGIAIILSGLFVLGLPETKDRPLYDTLGNQECQETLLSKSPLLP; encoded by the exons ATGGATCCACCCATCTGGGAAGAGCAGAAGCACAGTGGTAGTGATGAGCTAATCCAAGTGCAAGAAGTTGAGAAAAACATGTTTTCTATTGATGAAATAATAGAAACATATGTTGGGGGTTTTGGACCAGCTCAGCTGTTCCAAGTGGTAATTGTTGCCTTGGCTTGGGCATTTGATGCCCAGCACACCTTTGTCACCATTTTTACTGATGCCCAACCTTCATGGCGCTGCACTAATGGGAATCAAATACCAGAAACAGAAATATGCACTCCACAATCATCAATATGTGACATGGACTCAACACTGTGGGAGTGGGAAAGAGGAAAAGAGGTGTCTGTCATATCACAGTGGAACCTTGTTTGTGCCAACGCCATCCAAGCAGGCTTTCCTTCTCTGTTTTTCTTTATGGGATCACTACTAG GTTGTATAATAGTAGGACCGTTGGCAGATTCTTGGCTGGGTCGTAAACGAACTCTGGTGTTTTCCACTATGATACTTTCATTAATGGGCCTTTTAACCTCTGTTTCACCCAACATTTGGGTCTACTCTTTCCTCCGAGCTCTCACCGGTTTTGGCAGATCCTCCACGGGAACTTATTGCCTGGTTCTCTCTACTGAGCTCGTTGGTCGCCGATGGAGAAGCCTTAttggttttcttgtatttttctcctTCACCTTGGGATTTCTTTCACTTCCAGCCCTCGCCTACCTCACCAGAAATTCCTTTTCCTGGAGAAACACGTACATCTATATCTCCATACCTCCTCTGGCATATTCTTTGCTGCTGCTGCTTTTCATTTGGGAGTCCCCCAGATGGCTTCTTCTCAGAGGAGATTCCCAAGAGGCCCTGAAATGTTTAAGAAAAATGGCAGAACTGAACGGAAGAGTTTTGCCAGAAAATGTAGGGATACAAGACTGTATTGCAGAGAGCCGAACGGAGTCTTCTTTATCACTGTTGTGGACAACTCAATGGGCTCGCAGAAGACTTATGTCAACAATGGCGGTGGGCTCTGGCCTGGGGCTCATCTATTATGGAATGCCCTTTGGAGTAGCAGGTTTGGACTTCAATTTATATCTGAGTGTCACATTCAACGCTCTCTCAGAGATTCCAGCGGCCATTTTCTCCAGTATTATTGTTGCTAAGTCTGGGCGTCGAAGGGCAATTCTAATGTTGACACTATTGAGTGGCATGTTCTGCTTCCTGTGTGTGTTCTATTCACTGGGTATACCAGATATTCCCAATTCAACTGCAAACAGAAAGAATTGGGCACAGATAATTGCTGAAGTAGGAGGGTTTTTGAGTGCAGTTACAGCGTTCAATGTTATGTTGATTTATTGCTTGGAATTGTTTCCATCGAGTGTTCGAAACTCGGCCATGTCAATGCTTAGGCAAGCCATCTATGCAGGGGCAATTGTGAGTCCAGTAATTGTTGTGATAGGCCATAGCAACACAGCTATTTCCTTCGGTCTATTTGGAATTGCAATAATTTTAAGTGGTTTGTTTGTATTGGGCCTTCCTGAAACTAAAGATCGGCCTCTGTATGACACTCTGGGAAATCAAGAATGTCAGGAGACACTCCTTTCTAaatcacctttgcttccatag